In the genome of Candidatus Saccharibacteria bacterium oral taxon 488, one region contains:
- the mltG gene encoding endolytic transglycosylase MltG gives MKKLKIKKRRLWLIIVSAVVAVVGVVLLGSVIWYKQMLRPVSAGARQKISVEIASGDTAQVIAKKLEDKKIIRSAFAMTIYLKLNNVTGTFNKGVYSFTQDQDVASVLKHLLGGKPDRRSVLFYPGATLRDKTSTPAAQKTDVASALKRAGYNDEQITAAFAATYTGTVLKSKPATADLEGYIYGDTYFLPSDATAQQALQRAVSELDRVVAENNLEKKFAARGLSLYQGLTLASIIQRESIGCPGKTTCEDMRRIASVFYNRLKKDMPLGSDVTYHYAADKAGVARSHTLNSPYNTRIHKGLPPGPIASPGLAALNAVADPAQEDYLYFLSGDDNVTYFAKTEAEHKANITAHCAKKCQLP, from the coding sequence ATGAAGAAATTGAAGATTAAAAAACGGCGGTTGTGGCTCATTATTGTATCAGCAGTTGTCGCGGTGGTGGGCGTGGTGCTGCTTGGTAGCGTCATTTGGTACAAGCAAATGCTTCGTCCGGTCAGCGCCGGGGCGCGGCAAAAAATCAGTGTCGAGATCGCTAGTGGCGACACGGCACAGGTTATCGCCAAGAAACTTGAAGATAAAAAAATTATTCGTAGCGCCTTTGCCATGACAATTTACCTCAAGTTAAATAATGTTACCGGCACCTTCAACAAGGGCGTGTACAGCTTTACACAAGATCAAGATGTGGCGTCGGTGCTTAAGCATTTACTCGGTGGCAAACCGGATCGGCGCTCGGTATTGTTTTATCCAGGGGCAACGCTGCGTGATAAGACCTCGACGCCTGCCGCCCAAAAGACCGATGTTGCCAGCGCCCTCAAGCGGGCTGGCTACAATGATGAGCAAATTACAGCCGCTTTTGCTGCTACCTATACCGGTACGGTACTAAAAAGTAAGCCAGCGACCGCCGATCTCGAAGGCTATATCTATGGTGATACGTATTTTTTGCCGTCAGACGCGACCGCCCAGCAAGCCTTGCAGCGGGCCGTCAGCGAGCTAGACCGAGTGGTGGCTGAGAATAATCTCGAAAAGAAATTTGCAGCTCGAGGGCTGTCGCTGTATCAGGGGCTGACGCTGGCCTCAATTATTCAGCGTGAGTCAATCGGTTGTCCGGGTAAAACGACCTGTGAGGACATGCGGCGGATTGCCAGTGTGTTTTATAACCGTCTCAAAAAGGATATGCCGCTCGGGTCAGACGTGACGTATCATTATGCCGCCGACAAGGCTGGCGTCGCTCGCTCGCACACGCTTAATTCACCGTACAACACGCGCATTCACAAGGGGCTGCCGCCTGGGCCAATTGCTTCGCCTGGTCTCGCGGCGCTGAATGCTGTGGCCGATCCAGCCCAGGAGGATTACCTTTATTTCTTGAGCGGCGATGACAACGTAACTTATTTTGCGAAGACCGAGGCTGAGCACAAGGCGAACATTACCGCCCACTGCGCAAAAAAGTGCCAATTGCCATAG
- the ruvX gene encoding Holliday junction resolvase RuvX — protein sequence MKAKNFLALDVGEKRIGLAMADSQVRIAVPFGWVANDERVMEELAEIMLRHDISLVVVGYPRNQSGEPTQQTEFVVDFVRRLGQLDIDAEIAYQDESLTSVQAEQRLAGKIKDKGDIDAEAASIILQDYLEVHG from the coding sequence ATGAAAGCTAAAAACTTTCTAGCGCTAGATGTGGGCGAGAAGCGGATCGGTCTGGCGATGGCCGATTCACAGGTGCGGATTGCGGTACCGTTTGGCTGGGTGGCTAATGACGAGCGGGTCATGGAAGAGCTGGCAGAGATTATGCTGCGGCACGATATCTCGCTGGTGGTGGTCGGCTATCCGCGCAATCAATCAGGAGAACCGACACAGCAGACGGAGTTCGTGGTCGATTTTGTCAGGCGGCTGGGTCAGCTGGACATTGATGCCGAGATCGCTTATCAGGATGAGTCGCTAACCAGCGTTCAGGCCGAACAGCGCCTGGCTGGCAAGATCAAAGACAAGGGTGACATCGACGCTGAGGCGGCGAGTATTATACTACAAGATTATTTGGAGGTGCACGGATGA